The following proteins are encoded in a genomic region of Microbacterium sp. NC79:
- a CDS encoding HAD-IIB family hydrolase, translating into MTTPLLVAFDLDDTLAPSKTAIDARMGALLSALSQRVEVAIISGGQWDQFNSQLVANLPSDTDLTRIHLLPTCGTQYWRHDGSAFAPLYAENLTAEQKAAALRIVEAEARALGLWEAEPWGNILEDRGSQITFSALGQQAPLDAKKAWDPDGSKKARLRDAVAVHLPDLEVRSGGSTSIDITRKGIDKAYGMNKLAAATGISLDDMLFYGDRLDLGGNDRPVLDMGVECVSVDGPADTADHLDELIPQLP; encoded by the coding sequence ATGACGACACCGCTTTTGGTCGCCTTCGACCTTGACGACACCCTCGCCCCTTCGAAGACCGCGATCGACGCTCGAATGGGTGCGCTCCTGTCTGCGCTCAGCCAGCGCGTCGAGGTTGCCATCATCTCCGGTGGTCAGTGGGACCAGTTCAACAGCCAGCTCGTCGCGAATCTGCCCTCAGACACCGATCTCACGCGCATTCACCTGCTGCCCACGTGCGGTACGCAGTATTGGCGCCACGATGGTTCCGCCTTCGCCCCGCTGTATGCGGAAAACCTCACTGCGGAGCAGAAGGCAGCGGCTTTGCGCATCGTCGAAGCGGAAGCGCGCGCGCTGGGGCTGTGGGAAGCGGAACCATGGGGCAACATTTTGGAGGACCGCGGTTCGCAAATCACGTTCTCCGCACTCGGCCAGCAAGCTCCGCTCGATGCGAAGAAGGCGTGGGATCCGGACGGTTCGAAGAAGGCGCGTCTGCGCGACGCCGTGGCCGTCCACCTGCCTGACCTTGAAGTGCGCTCGGGTGGATCAACGTCAATTGATATCACCCGAAAGGGCATCGATAAGGCGTACGGGATGAACAAGCTGGCGGCCGCCACCGGCATTTCACTTGACGACATGCTGTTCTACGGCGACCGCCTCGATCTGGGTGGCAACGATCGCCCCGTGCTCGATATGGGCGTCGAGTGTGTGAGCGTAGACGGCCCTGCCGACACCGCGGATCATCTCGACGAGCTGATCCCCCAACTCCCCTGA
- the mqo gene encoding malate dehydrogenase (quinone): protein MSETVDVVLIGGGVMSATLGTLISELQPDWKIVVFERLSDVAQESSNAWNNAGTGHAALCELNYMPAAADGSVNPAKAISINEQFQQSRQLWTKLMEEGVLNAPDTFINPTPHMTFVTGEKDVKYLKTRYEALKNEPLFAGIEYSEDSRVINQWAPLLMQKRVAGEPFAATRVPAGTDVDFGSVTRQLFDNMTSKGATLYTNREVRKLKRQKDGTWKVNFRDMLGRTPGSINAKFVFVGAGGWALKLLQGSGIPEIKGYGCFPIGGQWLKTSNPAIVSQHKAKVYSQAAVGAPPMSVPHLDTRVVDGETSILFGPFATFTPKFLKNGNMMDLITQVRFHNVFSMIKVGLTNFNLIKYLVGELMKTHKGKVDSLREFMPTAKDEDWVLLNAGQRAQVMKGGKLQFGTEVIAHSDGSIAGLLGASPGASTAVSIMVDLLNTCFPDRIGEWEPRLKELIPTYGETLNDKPAEADKVVSETAEALQINR, encoded by the coding sequence GTGAGTGAAACTGTAGACGTCGTTCTTATTGGTGGCGGAGTGATGAGTGCCACCCTTGGCACCCTTATCTCAGAGCTTCAGCCGGACTGGAAGATCGTCGTCTTCGAACGACTCTCCGACGTCGCGCAGGAGTCGTCCAACGCGTGGAACAACGCGGGCACCGGCCACGCAGCGCTGTGTGAATTGAACTACATGCCTGCCGCAGCCGATGGTTCCGTCAACCCGGCCAAGGCCATCTCGATCAACGAGCAATTCCAGCAGAGCCGCCAGCTCTGGACGAAGCTGATGGAGGAGGGCGTGCTCAACGCTCCTGACACCTTCATCAATCCCACTCCTCACATGACTTTCGTTACCGGCGAAAAAGACGTCAAGTACCTCAAGACCCGCTATGAGGCGCTCAAGAACGAGCCGCTGTTCGCTGGCATCGAGTACAGCGAAGACAGCCGCGTCATCAACCAGTGGGCACCGCTGCTCATGCAGAAGCGTGTTGCAGGCGAGCCGTTCGCGGCGACCCGAGTGCCTGCCGGCACCGACGTTGACTTTGGTTCCGTCACCCGCCAGCTGTTCGACAACATGACGAGCAAGGGTGCGACGCTCTACACGAACCGCGAGGTTCGCAAGCTGAAGCGTCAGAAGGACGGCACGTGGAAGGTGAACTTCCGCGACATGCTCGGCCGCACCCCTGGTTCCATCAACGCCAAGTTCGTCTTCGTTGGCGCTGGTGGCTGGGCCCTCAAGCTGCTGCAGGGCTCGGGCATTCCTGAGATCAAGGGCTATGGTTGCTTCCCGATCGGTGGCCAGTGGCTGAAGACGTCCAACCCTGCCATCGTTTCGCAGCACAAGGCCAAGGTGTACTCGCAGGCTGCCGTTGGTGCGCCGCCGATGTCGGTGCCGCACCTCGACACCCGCGTTGTCGACGGCGAGACCTCGATTCTGTTCGGACCGTTCGCGACCTTCACGCCGAAGTTCCTGAAGAACGGCAACATGATGGACCTCATCACGCAGGTTCGCTTCCACAACGTCTTCAGCATGATCAAGGTCGGACTCACAAACTTCAACCTGATCAAGTACCTCGTTGGTGAGCTCATGAAGACGCACAAGGGCAAGGTGGACTCGTTGCGCGAGTTCATGCCCACGGCGAAGGACGAAGACTGGGTTCTTCTCAACGCCGGTCAACGCGCTCAGGTGATGAAGGGCGGCAAGCTGCAGTTCGGCACCGAGGTCATCGCGCACTCCGACGGCTCGATTGCCGGTCTCCTTGGCGCATCGCCGGGTGCGTCGACGGCCGTGTCGATCATGGTCGACCTGCTGAACACGTGCTTCCCCGACCGCATTGGCGAGTGGGAACCGCGCCTCAAGGAGCTCATCCCCACCTATGGCGAGACGCTGAACGACAAGCCGGCTGAGGCTGACAAGGTCGTCTCAGAAACCGCTGAGGCGCTGCAGATCAACCGCTAA
- a CDS encoding metallophosphoesterase, translating into MSSAGRTTRRLFAAAGIASAAAATWGFGIERHLYTLRQHTVAILPPRTDPIRILHLSDVHMAPWQGRKQAWLASLASLRPDLVINTGDNLGHQDALRGIKASFAGLAGVPGLYVHGSNDIVAPRPRNWLKYFAGPSEPSDGPVETLDTGALDEYFTDALGWRPLNNAAATLDVRGHHIGAFGVDDPHVGRDRMDMVPDLAASVADAELRFGVAHAPYRRVLDGLMAGGADVLFAGHTHGGQVRMPGFGALVANCDIPLHQARGLSTWHDDSRAIPLNVSAGVGHSIYAPVRFACRPEASLITLVPRSA; encoded by the coding sequence GTGAGTTCTGCAGGACGCACAACACGTCGCCTCTTTGCTGCGGCTGGCATCGCTAGTGCCGCCGCGGCAACCTGGGGTTTCGGAATCGAACGCCACCTCTACACGTTGCGTCAGCACACGGTAGCGATCCTGCCGCCGCGTACCGACCCCATTCGCATCCTGCACCTGTCTGACGTGCACATGGCACCGTGGCAGGGGCGCAAGCAAGCATGGCTCGCATCGCTCGCTTCGTTGCGTCCCGATCTCGTCATCAACACCGGCGACAATCTCGGCCACCAGGACGCCCTGCGCGGAATCAAGGCGAGTTTCGCCGGCCTTGCTGGCGTGCCAGGACTCTACGTGCACGGCTCCAACGACATCGTTGCCCCGCGTCCGCGCAACTGGCTCAAATACTTTGCTGGTCCTTCCGAGCCCAGTGACGGCCCGGTCGAGACGCTCGACACCGGGGCCCTCGATGAGTACTTCACCGATGCCCTCGGTTGGCGGCCGCTGAACAACGCTGCCGCCACGCTCGATGTGCGTGGCCACCACATTGGCGCTTTCGGCGTCGATGACCCGCACGTCGGGCGCGACCGCATGGACATGGTGCCGGATCTTGCCGCCAGCGTTGCCGACGCCGAGTTGCGTTTTGGCGTCGCCCACGCACCGTACCGCCGTGTGCTCGATGGCTTGATGGCTGGCGGCGCCGACGTATTGTTCGCTGGGCACACCCACGGTGGACAAGTGCGCATGCCTGGCTTCGGTGCTCTCGTTGCGAACTGCGATATTCCGCTGCACCAGGCACGCGGGCTCTCCACGTGGCATGACGACAGCAGAGCCATCCCCCTCAACGTCAGCGCCGGAGTGGGCCACTCGATCTACGCACCCGTGCGCTTCGCATGCCGCCCTGAGGCGTCCCTTATCACCCTGGTTCCGCGCTCCGCTTAG
- a CDS encoding thymidine kinase, with amino-acid sequence MAKLYFRYGAMNSGKSTALLQAAYNYEERGQRVLLVKPAIDTKGASQVESRLGMTREVDILLPADAAARDVITAARERLARDAADALVPGEHRIACLLVDEAQFLTPAQVDDMFRIAVLDGIPVIAYGIRTDFRTQAFPGSRRLLEIAHSLEELKTICRCGRKAVFNGRVIGGRFIFDGDQVAIDAATAAVRDEHFVTYESLCGSCYLEESNGVLLPQGVQ; translated from the coding sequence GTGGCCAAACTGTACTTCCGCTATGGCGCGATGAACTCCGGGAAGTCGACTGCACTCTTGCAGGCGGCCTACAACTACGAAGAACGCGGCCAGCGTGTGCTGCTGGTGAAGCCCGCCATCGATACCAAGGGCGCGAGCCAGGTCGAATCGCGCCTGGGCATGACGCGTGAAGTCGATATTCTGTTGCCAGCCGATGCTGCCGCGCGCGACGTGATTACCGCCGCACGCGAGCGCCTGGCGCGAGATGCGGCAGATGCGCTGGTGCCTGGGGAACACCGTATTGCGTGTCTCCTCGTCGATGAGGCGCAGTTTCTCACTCCTGCGCAGGTCGACGACATGTTCCGTATTGCGGTGCTTGATGGCATTCCGGTGATCGCCTACGGAATCCGCACCGACTTTCGCACGCAGGCATTTCCGGGTTCACGGCGGCTGCTGGAAATCGCGCACTCGCTTGAAGAGCTCAAGACCATTTGTCGTTGCGGGCGCAAGGCCGTGTTCAACGGTCGGGTGATCGGCGGACGCTTTATCTTCGACGGCGATCAAGTCGCCATTGACGCAGCGACGGCGGCCGTGCGTGACGAGCACTTTGTGACATATGAATCGCTGTGCGGCTCGTGCTATCTCGAAGAATCGAACGGGGTGCTTTTGCCGCAGGGCGTGCAATAG
- a CDS encoding ABC transporter permease has product MTENNRNFFKTLAPRNIGAVYVWLLLILIFSLWIPYTFLRSSTPLGILNQSTVTAMIAMAVIMPLAVGVFDLSIGAVMGFSLVTAGWLLGNTDLPIPFVIVLTLCGGALMGLLNAFVILKLRIDSFIATLATGAIISAITVGVANNKILTVGIAGEFSKISTGSLLGIPLPVYYMLIIMIVLGFVLERTATGRRMYAAGFGPEAARLAGINVDRLKLGAILVSAILASFAGIILLGRIQAADPMAGNAYMMPAFSAAFLGATQFRGGRFNSWGTVVAVLMLQTGSYGLLLTGVGQWAPQVFQGVVLIVAVGITVIQRKAKPAKVRKKREGAQPSVVSGSRPPAPEPQAEQSAPDMVPVER; this is encoded by the coding sequence GTGACTGAGAACAACCGAAACTTCTTCAAAACCCTCGCTCCGCGCAACATTGGTGCGGTCTATGTGTGGCTCCTGCTGATCCTGATCTTCAGCCTGTGGATCCCATACACCTTCTTACGCAGCAGCACCCCGCTGGGCATTCTTAACCAGAGCACGGTCACCGCGATGATCGCGATGGCGGTGATCATGCCGCTCGCGGTCGGCGTCTTTGACCTCTCCATCGGCGCGGTGATGGGCTTCTCGCTGGTGACGGCCGGTTGGCTCCTTGGCAACACAGACCTGCCCATCCCCTTCGTTATCGTGCTGACACTGTGTGGCGGTGCGCTCATGGGGTTGCTCAACGCCTTCGTCATTTTGAAGCTCCGCATCGACTCCTTCATCGCAACGCTCGCCACCGGCGCGATCATCTCGGCGATCACCGTCGGTGTTGCGAACAACAAGATTCTGACGGTGGGCATCGCTGGCGAGTTCAGCAAGATCTCGACCGGGAGTCTCCTCGGCATTCCGCTGCCCGTCTACTACATGCTCATCATCATGATCGTCCTCGGCTTCGTGTTGGAGCGCACCGCAACCGGCCGTCGCATGTACGCCGCTGGTTTCGGCCCGGAGGCTGCACGGTTGGCGGGCATCAACGTCGACCGCCTCAAGCTCGGCGCGATCCTCGTCTCCGCGATCCTCGCCTCGTTCGCAGGCATCATCCTGCTCGGTCGCATCCAAGCAGCTGACCCGATGGCAGGAAACGCCTACATGATGCCGGCCTTCAGCGCCGCGTTCCTAGGGGCGACACAGTTCCGCGGCGGTCGCTTCAACTCGTGGGGAACGGTCGTGGCCGTGCTCATGCTGCAGACCGGGTCGTACGGACTCTTGCTGACCGGCGTCGGCCAGTGGGCCCCGCAAGTCTTCCAGGGTGTCGTCCTGATCGTCGCCGTGGGAATCACCGTCATCCAGCGCAAGGCAAAGCCCGCGAAAGTGCGCAAGAAGCGTGAGGGTGCACAACCATCGGTGGTGTCTGGCAGTAGGCCTCCCGCCCCGGAACCGCAGGCTGAGCAATCCGCGCCAGATATGGTTCCGGTAGAACGGTAG
- a CDS encoding aspartate-semialdehyde dehydrogenase, giving the protein MTRISESGYSVAIVGATGQVGTVMREILQERAFPIRELRLFSTARSAGKAIEFGGQSIIVEDVATADPTGIEIALFSAGATGSRAHAPRFAEAGAVVIDNSSAWRMDPDVPLVVSEVNPEATVNPPKGIIANPNCTTMAAMPVIKPLHEAAGLERLIVSTYQAVSGSGLAGAQELLGQVEGVLAQGNVLDLVHDGAAVDFPQPEKYVAPIAFDVIPLAGSIVDDGQGETDEEKKLRNESRRILGLPDLRVAGTCVRVPVFTGHSLSIHAEFADDITPDRAREILAKAPGVALEEVPTPLQAAGNDPSYVGRIRADQSAPENKGLVLFISNDNLRKGAALNAVQIAEVVAKRLAS; this is encoded by the coding sequence ATGACGCGTATTTCTGAATCTGGATATTCCGTTGCCATCGTTGGCGCGACCGGTCAGGTCGGCACCGTGATGCGCGAAATTCTCCAGGAGCGCGCCTTCCCAATTCGTGAGCTGCGACTGTTTTCGACGGCACGCTCCGCAGGTAAGGCCATTGAGTTCGGTGGCCAGTCGATCATCGTTGAAGATGTCGCGACCGCCGACCCCACGGGCATTGAGATTGCCCTGTTCTCGGCCGGAGCGACGGGCTCGCGCGCGCACGCCCCCCGTTTTGCCGAAGCCGGCGCCGTTGTCATTGACAACTCCAGCGCTTGGCGCATGGACCCGGACGTCCCGCTCGTCGTCAGCGAAGTAAACCCGGAAGCGACCGTCAACCCGCCCAAGGGCATCATCGCCAACCCCAACTGCACCACGATGGCAGCGATGCCCGTCATCAAGCCGCTGCACGAAGCTGCCGGCCTTGAGCGTCTCATCGTCTCGACGTACCAGGCGGTGAGCGGTTCGGGTCTTGCTGGCGCTCAGGAGCTCCTGGGCCAGGTCGAAGGCGTGCTGGCCCAGGGCAATGTGCTTGACCTCGTGCACGACGGCGCAGCCGTTGACTTTCCGCAGCCGGAGAAGTACGTCGCACCCATCGCGTTTGATGTGATTCCGCTCGCGGGCAGCATTGTTGACGATGGCCAGGGCGAGACCGACGAAGAGAAAAAGCTGCGCAACGAAAGCCGCCGGATCCTTGGCCTGCCCGACCTCCGCGTCGCAGGCACGTGCGTGCGCGTTCCGGTTTTCACCGGCCACTCGCTGTCGATCCACGCCGAATTTGCCGACGACATCACGCCCGACCGCGCCCGCGAGATTCTCGCTAAGGCTCCCGGCGTCGCGCTCGAAGAGGTTCCGACTCCGCTGCAGGCGGCTGGCAACGACCCGAGCTACGTCGGTCGTATCCGTGCCGATCAGTCGGCGCCGGAAAACAAGGGTCTCGTGCTGTTCATTTCGAACGACAACCTCCGCAAGGGTGCCGCGCTGAACGCCGTGCAGATCGCCGAGGTCGTCGCCAAGCGCTTGGCTTCATAA
- a CDS encoding VIT1/CCC1 transporter family protein, whose amino-acid sequence MFIRSRRDIIDGSTGRRWALDANDGVMTTTGAIQGFMGAGADMTTVSFAAAIVLITGALSLAAGTFAELAQERGHQRRAVERQQVLLARSPEEEFSDLEEHYSNLGLDAPLAKQVATQLTQRNALAAHLETDLGLLDPPPPAWQPWWGGFLTVLGFISGALPLTVTVLLVSEDVRAVASISVVVICLTMSGVVAWASGSGTAGRAIARSLLTGLFVAVVAFSAGLLLEAIDQFVPQIDVNRNN is encoded by the coding sequence ATGTTCATTCGGTCTCGCCGCGACATCATCGACGGTTCCACTGGCCGCCGCTGGGCGCTCGACGCCAACGACGGCGTCATGACGACCACCGGCGCAATTCAGGGATTTATGGGCGCAGGCGCCGACATGACGACGGTCAGCTTTGCCGCAGCCATCGTGCTCATCACCGGGGCGCTGTCGTTGGCTGCCGGAACCTTTGCTGAGCTTGCGCAGGAACGCGGGCACCAGCGTCGGGCCGTTGAACGCCAGCAGGTGCTGTTGGCGCGGTCGCCTGAGGAAGAGTTCAGCGACCTTGAAGAGCATTACAGCAACCTTGGTTTGGATGCCCCGTTGGCAAAGCAAGTGGCAACCCAACTCACCCAGCGCAACGCGCTAGCCGCCCATCTCGAAACCGACCTCGGCCTCCTTGACCCACCGCCGCCTGCGTGGCAGCCCTGGTGGGGAGGGTTCCTCACGGTGCTTGGCTTCATATCAGGCGCGCTTCCGCTGACAGTCACGGTGCTGCTCGTCTCCGAAGACGTGCGCGCGGTGGCGTCCATCAGCGTGGTCGTGATTTGCCTCACCATGAGCGGCGTCGTCGCGTGGGCTTCGGGCTCAGGAACGGCGGGCCGCGCGATTGCCCGATCGTTGCTTACCGGGCTCTTTGTGGCGGTTGTTGCCTTTAGTGCGGGTTTGCTTCTTGAGGCGATTGACCAGTTCGTGCCGCAAATTGATGTCAACCGAAATAATTAG
- the galE gene encoding UDP-glucose 4-epimerase GalE, which produces MRVLLAGGAGYIGTHTAVALLDAGHEVVLLDDLSATSAVAAERVAEITGKPAPLVVGDAKDPATVSSVFDEYGPFDSIIHLAAHKAVGESTQLPLKYYSNNLGSTFTLLSVGIERGLKSFVFSSTGTVYSDPADLPFTEESTTSVDLSNPYSKSKRMNEKVLEDVAAVSPDLAVTVLRYFNPVGAHSSGLIGEDPAGIPNNLMPFVSRVAIGTLDEVGIFGDDYDTPDGTGLRDYIHVVDLAGGHVVALEQAQPGYCVYNLGTGEPVSVKGVVAAFEKAIGHELPVNIKPRRAGDVAATYCDPSKAERELGWKAQLTIDDACRDYWTWQTKNPQGYNS; this is translated from the coding sequence ATGCGCGTACTTCTCGCCGGCGGCGCCGGCTACATTGGCACTCACACGGCCGTGGCACTGCTCGATGCAGGCCACGAGGTCGTTCTCCTTGACGACCTGTCGGCAACGTCGGCCGTTGCCGCTGAGCGGGTCGCAGAAATTACCGGCAAGCCCGCACCGCTCGTTGTCGGTGACGCCAAGGACCCGGCCACGGTGTCGAGCGTGTTCGACGAGTATGGTCCGTTTGACTCGATCATTCACCTCGCAGCGCACAAGGCCGTAGGGGAATCCACCCAGTTGCCGCTGAAGTACTACTCCAACAACCTCGGCAGCACGTTTACGCTGCTGAGCGTGGGCATCGAGCGTGGCCTGAAGTCGTTTGTGTTCTCCAGCACCGGAACCGTGTACTCCGACCCAGCGGATCTTCCGTTCACAGAAGAGTCGACGACAAGTGTTGACCTGTCGAACCCCTACTCGAAGTCGAAGCGCATGAACGAGAAGGTGCTCGAAGACGTCGCGGCGGTTTCACCTGACCTCGCCGTGACCGTTTTGCGCTACTTCAACCCGGTGGGCGCGCACTCGTCGGGACTGATTGGCGAAGACCCCGCAGGAATCCCCAACAACCTCATGCCGTTTGTGTCTCGCGTTGCCATCGGCACGCTGGACGAAGTGGGTATCTTCGGCGACGACTACGACACCCCGGATGGCACCGGTCTGCGTGACTACATCCACGTCGTTGACCTGGCAGGCGGCCACGTGGTTGCGCTCGAGCAAGCCCAGCCTGGGTACTGCGTTTACAACCTCGGAACCGGTGAACCCGTCAGCGTGAAGGGTGTCGTCGCGGCGTTCGAGAAGGCCATCGGCCACGAACTGCCCGTCAACATTAAGCCGCGCCGCGCCGGTGACGTTGCCGCAACCTACTGCGACCCGTCGAAGGCAGAGCGTGAGCTCGGCTGGAAGGCACAGCTCACGATTGATGACGCCTGCCGTGACTACTGGACCTGGCAGACGAAGAACCCCCAGGGCTACAACAGCTAA
- a CDS encoding sugar ABC transporter ATP-binding protein — protein sequence MTDVALALRGVSKTFGDARALQDASLTIAAGEVHALVGENGSGKSTLIKILSGFHHPDHGGEVFVAGSPLKLGSPEDSRHSGLRFVHQDLGLIEAFSAIENFGLTSGFPRGTFGIDWAPLRKIATESLARVGVTIDLDAPVSTLSAVERTALAVARCLDDSELGPARLLVLDEPTAALPVDDVERLFEIVREVAARGVAVMYVSHRLDEVTQLCTGITALRDGRVVASTTTAGLDRAGLAALIVGEEIAADDERRPAPTGQPARVSISGLSSTTLRQFDVELAPGEIVGVAGLDGSGRETVASALYGDANGRAETVVIDGEQLESLTPAAAIRAGIALVLANREPGAAVRGMSIAENLTMGDIDGLTRFGVINKAAEKQRVDLWMERLDIRPRVPSRDYAALSGGNRQKVIFGKWLNVGPRLLVMDDPTSGVDIGARKAMYEQVRDVAATGTPVLVASSDLEDLTRLCDRVLVLVDGQVSEQLHGSEISEHRLIVAMSPDS from the coding sequence ATGACTGATGTGGCCCTCGCCCTCCGTGGCGTATCGAAAACCTTTGGTGACGCTCGTGCGTTGCAAGATGCCTCGCTGACGATAGCGGCGGGCGAGGTCCACGCACTCGTGGGAGAAAACGGGTCGGGCAAATCGACCCTGATCAAGATTCTGTCGGGCTTTCACCACCCTGATCATGGGGGAGAGGTGTTCGTCGCAGGCTCCCCGCTCAAGCTCGGTAGCCCCGAAGACTCACGGCACAGCGGTCTGCGTTTTGTACACCAGGACCTCGGACTCATCGAGGCGTTCAGCGCCATTGAGAACTTTGGCCTCACGAGCGGATTCCCGCGCGGCACGTTTGGTATCGACTGGGCGCCGCTGCGCAAGATCGCGACCGAATCCCTGGCGCGTGTTGGCGTCACGATCGATCTGGACGCACCGGTTTCTACCCTGAGCGCGGTGGAACGCACGGCGCTCGCGGTAGCGCGATGCCTCGACGATTCGGAGCTCGGCCCCGCCCGGCTGCTGGTGCTGGACGAGCCGACCGCGGCGTTGCCCGTCGATGACGTGGAACGTCTCTTTGAGATTGTGCGAGAAGTGGCAGCTCGCGGAGTTGCCGTGATGTATGTTTCGCACCGCCTCGATGAGGTCACCCAACTCTGCACAGGCATCACCGCGTTGCGGGATGGTCGCGTTGTTGCCAGCACGACCACAGCCGGACTTGATCGTGCCGGGCTTGCTGCTCTCATCGTCGGCGAGGAGATTGCTGCTGACGACGAGCGTCGCCCCGCACCCACGGGGCAACCGGCACGCGTGTCGATTTCGGGATTGAGCTCAACGACGCTTCGACAGTTCGACGTTGAACTGGCACCTGGCGAGATCGTCGGAGTGGCCGGCCTTGACGGGTCTGGCCGAGAGACTGTTGCCTCCGCTCTCTACGGAGATGCCAACGGGCGGGCAGAAACCGTCGTGATTGACGGAGAACAACTTGAATCACTGACGCCGGCGGCGGCGATTCGAGCGGGCATTGCGCTCGTGCTCGCCAACCGTGAGCCCGGGGCCGCTGTTCGCGGCATGAGTATTGCCGAGAACCTGACGATGGGCGATATCGACGGGCTCACCCGATTCGGTGTGATCAACAAAGCAGCTGAAAAGCAGCGTGTTGACCTCTGGATGGAGCGCCTTGATATTCGGCCACGCGTGCCCAGCCGCGACTATGCCGCGCTCTCTGGCGGTAACAGGCAGAAGGTCATCTTCGGCAAATGGCTCAATGTTGGGCCGCGCCTGCTCGTCATGGATGACCCCACGAGTGGCGTCGACATTGGCGCACGAAAAGCCATGTACGAACAGGTGCGTGATGTTGCCGCGACTGGCACGCCGGTGCTTGTTGCGTCCTCCGACCTCGAAGACCTCACCCGACTGTGCGACCGCGTGCTCGTGCTGGTCGACGGCCAGGTGAGTGAACAACTGCACGGATCCGAGATTTCAGAGCACCGGCTCATCGTGGCGATGTCGCCAGACAGCTAG